The proteins below are encoded in one region of Shewanella algae:
- a CDS encoding GNAT family N-acetyltransferase: MQIRAGDLSHPAVLQLLAEHLQEMQATSPPESVHALDLSGLKQTDIHFFTLWVTEIPAACGAIKLLGNAEAELKSMRTAASFRHRGYARAMLRHLLHHAAGLGVQRLYLETGTMAYFAPARALYASEGFSFCAPFADYQQDPNSCFMSLKLAAL, encoded by the coding sequence ATGCAGATCAGAGCCGGTGATTTAAGCCATCCGGCGGTTTTGCAACTGCTTGCAGAGCACCTGCAAGAGATGCAGGCCACATCGCCGCCCGAGAGCGTGCATGCCCTCGACCTCAGCGGCCTGAAACAAACGGATATCCACTTCTTCACCCTTTGGGTAACAGAAATACCCGCCGCCTGTGGTGCCATCAAACTTCTTGGCAACGCCGAGGCCGAGCTTAAATCCATGCGCACAGCTGCAAGTTTCCGCCACCGAGGGTACGCCAGAGCCATGCTCAGACACCTGCTGCATCATGCCGCAGGCCTGGGTGTCCAAAGGCTTTACCTGGAAACTGGCACTATGGCCTATTTCGCCCCGGCCCGAGCCTTGTACGCGAGTGAAGGCTTTAGCTTCTGTGCCCCCTTCGCCGACTATCAACAAGACCCGAATAGCTGCTTTATGAGCTTAAAGCTGGCAGCGCTGTAG
- a CDS encoding GNAT family N-acetyltransferase, with the protein MSINIRIARLSDIPAMMSLRLNVSENRLQDPGRITHACYLGYLSGRRRSWVAETDTQLLGFTCADRDDARIWALFIAQEAEGKGIGKALLQQAVDWLHAGGCSKLQLSTEPGTRAEGFYRHLGWQSLGLTEDGELHLQLIPQSHQPCG; encoded by the coding sequence ATGAGCATAAACATACGCATCGCCAGGTTAAGCGATATCCCCGCCATGATGTCACTGAGGTTGAATGTGAGCGAAAATCGCCTGCAGGATCCCGGGCGGATCACTCATGCCTGTTATCTCGGTTACCTGAGCGGCCGGCGGCGAAGCTGGGTTGCCGAGACTGACACCCAACTGCTCGGCTTTACCTGCGCCGACCGTGATGATGCCAGAATTTGGGCGCTTTTTATCGCTCAAGAGGCGGAAGGAAAGGGCATAGGTAAGGCTCTGTTACAGCAAGCTGTTGACTGGCTCCACGCCGGTGGCTGCAGCAAGCTGCAACTCAGTACCGAGCCGGGTACCCGCGCCGAAGGCTTCTATCGCCATCTCGGCTGGCAATCCTTGGGGCTTACTGAAGATGGCGAGCTGCATCTGCAGCTTATCCCCCAGAGTCATCAGCCTTGCGGCTAA
- a CDS encoding helix-turn-helix domain-containing protein, giving the protein MSVSPLWSALLQRLETVTEDKEAAYLEVLQDNLCQLQPQGRLEPLYQSLDPRLLPVIETMQRSPNLKLRLEDFAKHCGASERTLNRLFRVCLGVSFKDWRRRSLMLEAQRRLRQGQPMTQVALELGYQNLSAFSAAYHNFFRRQSYPQ; this is encoded by the coding sequence ATGAGCGTCAGTCCACTGTGGTCGGCGCTGCTGCAAAGACTGGAAACTGTCACTGAAGACAAGGAGGCCGCCTATCTTGAAGTGCTGCAGGATAATCTGTGTCAGCTTCAGCCTCAAGGCCGGCTCGAGCCGCTTTACCAGAGTCTGGACCCCAGGCTATTGCCAGTTATCGAAACCATGCAGCGTTCACCCAATCTTAAGCTGCGTCTAGAGGATTTTGCCAAGCACTGCGGCGCTTCCGAGCGGACGCTGAATCGCTTGTTCCGTGTGTGCCTGGGGGTGAGCTTTAAGGACTGGCGCCGTCGTAGCCTTATGCTCGAAGCCCAGCGCCGACTGCGGCAAGGGCAGCCGATGACACAGGTGGCTTTGGAGCTTGGCTATCAGAATCTCAGTGCGTTTTCGGCGGCTTATCACAATTTCTTCCGGCGCCAGTCATATCCTCAGTAG
- a CDS encoding NAD(P)-binding protein yields MNEQRPDFIYPPGSVLMHSPLVLTQADMYGFFLKGKLANLQQSVDQTLNRVANNKMHFKVLSPYVLTTFTQIAKAYSSVEVDRNKGWIQETDIITWVMVGKQAGADSGEISEILFQPLHIWVNDAMALINGRELFGYPKYACEYRMPGVDEPLTELSLSAKSFQKFSPDAELAMAPLLQVKCRPQQENALSPLEAIGQTWDFIQAQSDFIPDLDALGAEQVFELLFKPAVEQVFLKQFPDASGTKAVYQALLQAPARVNKVHHLSLLDNSLVATVFANDSFPLADTLGVQLGEQQVLLPYHVNFDFEVPPGEVLVDNSVVKKEKIAILGGGVAAITAAMCLTEQPGWQNRYQIDIYQQGWRIGGKGASGRNAAMGDRIEEHGLHIWFGFYQNAAALMRKAYEELGRADDAPLASFVEAFKPHNFIVLQEQIDGRSLSWPIEFPPMPGIPGDSTETLTLWKLVKAAFYWIRQWLKQMDEVDEAVAKDSPRDWFSRDWFERLNDRIEEALDDAKDSLETLGDKLECRFNQLICQECDDHHHDTVEDDGLIESAVDILHRRLNRRFGDHLSGNDELRRLYIGADLGLTILKGMFVDGVFKGGFDVINGYDYREWLRRHGASERYTVDSAPVRGFYDLVFAYEQGDFSRPNVEAGTIIRSMLRIALCYQGGVMWKMQAGMGDTVFTPYYEVLKRRGVNFHFFHQVQQLHCQGQSVSSIEIVEQASLKPGLSEYQPLVDVKGLGCWPSEPLLSQLDETQARLIAENRVNLEHFWSDWPQLYQQETGHVLPVKQLRKGIDFDKVIFGLSIGAVPHVAKEVMTQSPALSQAVAKVQTVATQAYQLWLNTDLNGLGWQLFPTSGEEPVLSAFSEPYDTWASMDQLIDKESWPIGSVKNASYFCSALPVAEYPPREQSDFNQQMNAVAKSGALGQLEHQIGNLWPEAKNGFVWDWLHDPEERQGQQRFDSQYWRANVDPSERYVLSVKDSSRFRITTDGTGLDNLYVTGDWIKTGLNVGCVEAATMAGMHTSKAISGYPRHIKGEEDF; encoded by the coding sequence ATGAACGAACAACGCCCCGACTTTATCTACCCTCCCGGCTCAGTGCTTATGCACTCTCCTCTGGTGTTAACCCAGGCCGATATGTACGGCTTTTTCCTCAAGGGCAAGCTTGCCAATTTACAACAGAGTGTCGATCAAACCCTGAACCGGGTCGCCAACAACAAGATGCATTTCAAGGTGTTGTCTCCTTATGTACTGACAACTTTCACTCAAATCGCCAAGGCTTATTCCAGTGTCGAGGTGGATCGCAACAAGGGTTGGATTCAGGAAACCGATATCATCACCTGGGTGATGGTGGGCAAACAGGCCGGTGCGGATTCCGGCGAAATCAGCGAAATTCTGTTTCAGCCGCTGCATATCTGGGTCAATGATGCGATGGCATTGATCAATGGCCGCGAGCTGTTTGGTTATCCCAAATACGCCTGCGAATACCGGATGCCTGGCGTAGATGAGCCGCTGACCGAACTGTCGTTGTCGGCCAAGAGTTTTCAAAAATTTTCCCCGGATGCCGAACTGGCAATGGCACCACTGCTCCAGGTTAAGTGTAGACCGCAGCAGGAGAATGCCCTCTCTCCACTCGAAGCCATAGGCCAAACCTGGGACTTTATTCAGGCCCAAAGCGACTTTATTCCCGATCTGGATGCTCTTGGAGCCGAGCAGGTATTCGAACTGCTGTTCAAACCGGCGGTGGAGCAAGTTTTCCTGAAGCAGTTCCCCGACGCTTCCGGTACCAAGGCGGTATATCAGGCGCTGCTGCAGGCGCCGGCCAGAGTCAACAAGGTGCATCATCTGTCGCTGCTGGATAACTCCCTGGTGGCCACCGTCTTTGCCAACGACAGCTTCCCGCTGGCCGACACCCTGGGGGTACAACTCGGCGAGCAGCAGGTGTTGCTGCCCTACCATGTGAATTTTGACTTTGAGGTGCCGCCGGGCGAAGTGTTGGTGGACAACTCTGTGGTCAAAAAAGAGAAAATTGCCATTCTCGGTGGAGGCGTTGCCGCCATTACCGCGGCTATGTGCCTGACCGAACAACCCGGCTGGCAAAACCGGTACCAGATAGATATCTATCAACAGGGCTGGCGCATTGGTGGCAAGGGAGCCTCCGGGCGCAATGCCGCCATGGGGGATCGTATCGAAGAGCATGGGCTGCATATTTGGTTTGGTTTCTACCAAAATGCCGCCGCCCTGATGCGCAAAGCCTATGAAGAACTGGGGCGAGCGGATGACGCGCCGCTGGCCAGCTTTGTCGAAGCGTTCAAGCCCCATAACTTTATTGTGCTGCAGGAGCAGATAGATGGCCGCAGCCTGAGCTGGCCCATAGAGTTCCCGCCTATGCCGGGGATCCCGGGCGACAGTACAGAAACCCTGACGCTGTGGAAATTGGTCAAGGCGGCCTTCTACTGGATCCGTCAATGGTTAAAACAGATGGATGAAGTCGATGAGGCCGTGGCCAAGGATAGCCCCAGAGACTGGTTCTCCCGCGACTGGTTTGAACGTCTGAACGATCGCATCGAAGAGGCGCTGGATGACGCCAAAGATAGCCTGGAAACCCTGGGGGACAAGCTGGAGTGCCGCTTCAACCAGCTGATATGCCAGGAGTGTGACGATCACCACCACGACACTGTCGAGGACGATGGCCTAATCGAGAGTGCCGTCGATATACTGCATCGGCGTCTCAACCGCCGCTTTGGCGATCACTTGAGTGGCAATGACGAGCTCAGGCGCCTCTACATAGGTGCCGACCTCGGTCTGACCATACTCAAGGGGATGTTTGTCGATGGGGTATTCAAGGGCGGATTCGATGTTATCAACGGCTATGACTACCGCGAATGGCTGCGTCGCCATGGCGCCAGCGAGCGCTACACTGTCGATTCAGCACCGGTCAGGGGCTTCTACGATCTGGTGTTTGCCTACGAGCAGGGCGATTTCTCCCGCCCCAATGTGGAAGCCGGCACCATAATCCGCTCCATGTTGCGAATAGCCCTCTGCTACCAAGGGGGCGTGATGTGGAAAATGCAGGCCGGCATGGGCGACACAGTATTCACCCCCTACTATGAAGTGTTGAAACGCCGCGGAGTGAATTTTCACTTCTTCCATCAGGTACAACAGCTGCATTGTCAGGGGCAATCCGTCAGCAGCATAGAGATAGTGGAGCAGGCCAGCCTCAAACCCGGACTCAGCGAGTATCAACCGCTGGTGGATGTCAAAGGACTCGGCTGCTGGCCAAGCGAGCCTCTGCTATCACAACTGGATGAAACTCAAGCCAGATTAATTGCCGAAAACCGGGTCAATCTGGAACACTTCTGGAGTGATTGGCCGCAGCTGTACCAGCAAGAAACCGGCCACGTTCTGCCGGTGAAACAGCTGCGTAAGGGGATTGATTTTGACAAGGTGATCTTCGGTCTATCCATAGGAGCCGTTCCTCATGTGGCTAAAGAGGTGATGACCCAAAGTCCGGCGCTATCTCAAGCTGTGGCCAAGGTGCAAACCGTGGCGACCCAGGCCTATCAGTTGTGGCTCAACACAGATCTCAACGGCCTTGGCTGGCAACTTTTTCCGACTTCCGGCGAAGAGCCTGTGCTGTCGGCCTTCAGCGAGCCCTATGACACCTGGGCCAGTATGGATCAATTGATTGACAAAGAAAGCTGGCCGATAGGCAGCGTCAAAAATGCCAGTTACTTCTGCTCGGCGCTGCCGGTTGCCGAATATCCACCCAGAGAGCAGAGTGACTTTAACCAGCAAATGAATGCCGTGGCCAAGTCCGGGGCTCTGGGGCAACTCGAGCATCAAATAGGCAATCTCTGGCCGGAAGCCAAAAATGGCTTTGTCTGGGATTGGCTGCACGACCCGGAGGAACGTCAAGGACAACAGCGCTTTGACAGCCAATACTGGCGTGCCAATGTCGACCCGTCCGAGCGGTATGTGTTGTCGGTGAAAGATAGCTCGCGTTTTCGCATCACCACAGACGGTACTGGGCTGGATAACCTCTATGTCACCGGCGATTGGATAAAAACAGGGCTGAATGTGGGCTGCGTCGAAGCCGCAACCATGGCGGGTATGCACACCTCCAAGGCCATCAGTGGCTATCCGCGCCATATCAAGGGTGAGGAAGACTTCTGA
- a CDS encoding GGDEF domain-containing protein, with protein MDKHPGYLFRLLLAFVLFQFSVGAWAAQVLDNSYILKAEPQQLAPTSFEGVPAWIRAQQETSLSLSGGSYWMVNPLRVASREQTWVIDVRNSIIESIDLLLLGQDGSMQQAHSGYDADYQYLFDYGRRFTIKPGIDYWLVVKVESRYYSSAPEIRLAPEREHRLSADRHATAVVLCLGGLIFIACYNLFIFFTTRDKAFFWYGLYVLAYFCGWALTFHLPVHLFQFRQLELHHLFFISLPILNILFYNNFLQLSLYSPKLWRLSRILLWACVLALPTSIWLLSYTAIIASVLIMLWIGLAIVCGNVCLMKGFSPARYFIMAFSCLLLPAIIILPGNMGITPDFFEYAELATLLGGTADALLLSLALASKLKLLSEERQEYIRKLGIAWERARSDSLTGLANRLAYDESLADTCLSSGMPKPGYMLVLLDIEGLKRVNDTLGHGEGDRLLLAIAEELKSWSVAKLKPFRIGGDDFALLLPEAEAQQLQNLLPRLEQRIASEGFAELCVNHGSATSTDKEKIQDWVRAVDKDLYQCKSLRRRELHARQLAAAEGLPR; from the coding sequence ATGGATAAACACCCAGGTTACCTTTTCAGGCTACTGCTTGCGTTTGTTCTGTTCCAATTCAGTGTTGGTGCCTGGGCCGCTCAGGTGCTCGACAACAGCTACATTCTTAAGGCTGAGCCACAACAGCTGGCTCCGACCTCATTCGAGGGGGTACCTGCCTGGATCCGAGCGCAACAGGAAACCAGCCTGAGTTTGAGTGGTGGCAGTTACTGGATGGTGAACCCTTTGCGGGTGGCCAGTCGTGAACAGACTTGGGTCATAGACGTACGCAATTCCATCATAGAATCCATCGACCTTCTGCTGCTTGGGCAGGATGGCAGCATGCAACAAGCCCACTCTGGCTATGATGCCGACTATCAGTATCTGTTTGATTACGGCAGGCGGTTCACCATCAAGCCAGGGATAGACTATTGGTTGGTGGTCAAGGTCGAGAGCCGTTACTACTCATCGGCACCCGAGATCCGTCTGGCACCGGAAAGGGAACACAGGCTCAGTGCCGACAGGCATGCCACCGCCGTGGTGCTATGCCTCGGGGGCTTGATTTTTATCGCCTGCTATAACCTGTTCATCTTCTTTACCACCCGTGACAAGGCGTTTTTTTGGTACGGTCTTTATGTGCTGGCCTACTTCTGCGGCTGGGCCTTGACCTTCCACTTGCCTGTGCACCTGTTTCAGTTTCGGCAACTCGAGTTGCACCACCTGTTCTTTATCAGCCTGCCAATATTGAACATATTGTTCTATAACAATTTTTTGCAGCTTTCTCTCTATTCGCCCAAGCTTTGGCGTCTCAGCCGCATCTTACTGTGGGCCTGTGTGCTGGCTCTGCCTACCAGTATCTGGCTTTTGTCCTACACGGCGATTATTGCTTCCGTGCTTATCATGCTCTGGATTGGACTGGCGATAGTTTGCGGTAATGTCTGTCTGATGAAAGGCTTCTCGCCGGCACGCTATTTCATCATGGCTTTCAGCTGTTTGCTATTGCCGGCAATCATCATATTGCCCGGTAACATGGGTATCACCCCGGACTTCTTTGAGTATGCCGAGCTGGCGACTCTGCTGGGCGGCACTGCCGATGCTCTGCTGCTGTCCTTGGCGTTGGCAAGCAAGCTCAAACTCTTGTCGGAAGAGCGCCAGGAGTATATCCGCAAGTTGGGCATCGCTTGGGAGCGAGCCCGCAGTGATAGCCTCACAGGTCTTGCCAACCGCTTGGCCTATGATGAGAGTCTGGCGGATACTTGCCTGAGTAGTGGCATGCCCAAGCCGGGATATATGTTGGTATTGCTGGATATTGAGGGGCTGAAACGGGTCAATGACACCCTGGGGCATGGGGAAGGGGACAGATTGCTGCTGGCGATAGCCGAAGAGCTAAAGAGCTGGTCTGTGGCCAAGTTAAAGCCTTTTCGTATCGGTGGCGATGACTTTGCTTTGCTGTTGCCGGAAGCCGAGGCGCAGCAACTGCAGAACTTACTGCCGAGGCTGGAGCAGCGTATTGCCAGTGAAGGTTTTGCCGAGCTCTGTGTCAATCATGGCTCTGCCACCAGTACAGATAAAGAAAAGATCCAGGATTGGGTCCGCGCCGTCGACAAAGACTTGTATCAGTGCAAGAGTCTGCGTCGCCGTGAGCTGCACGCCAGACAACTTGCAGCAGCCGAAGGCCTGCCCCGCTAA
- a CDS encoding GNAT family N-acetyltransferase → MPNPTQEITVSLAQSPDLIAAACALVDSRDDNAHPLNHQAFMASRAVIVAQNGAGELVGCAVIKAGRGDIAELGYLMVHPEYRRRGIAAALTRKRIQIAREMGIRLLFATVREENRASRDNLLKSGMQFWGNYLSIRGTGNTVGWYFLVLAAQVDVATEMLKLVGDRVRID, encoded by the coding sequence ATGCCTAATCCTACCCAGGAAATCACGGTTTCCCTGGCCCAAAGCCCTGACTTGATTGCTGCCGCTTGCGCTTTGGTGGACAGCCGCGATGATAATGCTCACCCCTTGAATCACCAGGCCTTTATGGCCTCCCGTGCCGTGATAGTGGCGCAAAACGGGGCCGGGGAGCTGGTGGGCTGCGCTGTGATTAAGGCCGGGCGAGGAGATATCGCCGAGCTTGGGTATTTAATGGTGCATCCTGAGTACAGGCGGCGGGGGATTGCGGCGGCCTTGACGCGAAAGCGGATCCAAATCGCCCGGGAAATGGGGATTCGGCTATTGTTTGCTACAGTTAGAGAAGAGAATCGTGCCAGTCGTGACAACTTGCTCAAGTCCGGGATGCAGTTTTGGGGTAATTATCTGAGTATCAGGGGCACAGGCAATACCGTGGGGTGGTACTTTTTAGTATTGGCCGCTCAAGTGGATGTCGCTACAGAAATGCTCAAGTTGGTGGGGGATAGGGTCAGAATCGACTGA
- a CDS encoding DUF4382 domain-containing protein, whose product MKNRISTIALLCGSGLFLTACGGSDNDTPPTPTPDTAKVSFAVSDAPVDSAEKVVVAFDKIELVRAGQDNIILEVSGPNGEDYRQLDLLEYQGSDSALILSDAELEVGTYSELILHVLDESVGSDLSYVIDETGQVPLKQPSNKLRLGSFEVGSAGVQRFTIEFDLRRSLVENQNGQRYNLKPHGVTIVDNATVASLSGQVDINLFNAGECAADSGNFVYLYPGHDLDPTLLTDNLDPDVNQNAVPEGAVVPYNSVEVEYEVGNFGKYAFGFIPAGDYTVAFSCSAENDDPEQYDGLIIPNPAPQLHQVTLSNQTDTVQDFNAVVAQ is encoded by the coding sequence ATGAAAAATCGTATCTCGACTATTGCACTGCTTTGCGGCTCAGGCCTATTTCTGACGGCCTGTGGTGGTAGTGACAATGACACCCCGCCGACACCGACGCCTGATACCGCCAAAGTCAGCTTTGCCGTGTCTGATGCCCCGGTCGACAGCGCCGAAAAAGTGGTAGTGGCATTTGACAAAATTGAGCTGGTAAGGGCGGGACAGGATAACATCATCCTCGAGGTCTCCGGACCTAACGGCGAGGACTACCGCCAACTGGATCTGCTGGAATATCAAGGCAGCGACAGCGCCCTCATCCTCAGCGATGCCGAGTTGGAAGTAGGCACTTATTCAGAACTCATCCTGCATGTATTGGATGAATCGGTCGGTTCAGATCTCAGCTATGTGATCGACGAAACCGGTCAAGTGCCACTCAAACAACCCAGTAATAAACTGCGTTTGGGCAGCTTTGAGGTTGGCAGCGCCGGCGTTCAGCGTTTTACCATAGAGTTTGACCTGCGCCGTAGTCTGGTGGAGAACCAAAATGGCCAGCGTTACAACCTCAAGCCTCATGGCGTGACTATAGTCGACAACGCGACTGTGGCTTCATTGTCCGGCCAAGTGGATATCAACCTGTTCAACGCAGGTGAATGTGCTGCCGATAGCGGTAACTTTGTCTACCTCTATCCCGGCCACGATCTGGACCCAACACTGCTGACCGACAACCTGGATCCGGATGTCAATCAGAATGCCGTACCAGAAGGTGCCGTAGTGCCTTACAACTCGGTCGAAGTAGAGTATGAAGTGGGTAACTTCGGCAAATACGCCTTTGGCTTTATTCCCGCCGGGGATTATACAGTAGCCTTCAGCTGCAGCGCGGAAAATGACGATCCAGAGCAATATGATGGTCTTATCATTCCCAACCCTGCCCCTCAGTTGCATCAGGTCACCCTGAGCAACCAAACCGACACTGTGCAAGATTTCAATGCCGTTGTTGCCCAGTAA
- a CDS encoding magnesium transporter: MTQTAAEPELQPQAEVGQVVQQLTLLEGEAQAEVFGEILEEAEPGTIALLLESLPLDERYERWNQIAFAERSAVLSLMRAEPRMSLLRQMSVEEVDLLLAQLSAEEMIEWSDYLPDSFIDRALAQMGERQRKRYELYDQYSENEIGRYTEHQALVLSNKSRVEQAQRFFRRIDLDCCENLYLVDEDNHYQGTVSRYEIFRQDPQTQLISLIEPDSRVLSADSSLIEAAEAIEHSSDIELPVVDEEGTLIGRLTLRTATALVREHYEARLMASAGMDESDDLFAPIVKGARRRAIWLGINLLTAFLASATIGLFEDVLAKVVALAVLMPIVASMGGIAGSQSLTLMIRGMAMGQISIGNLFSLMKNELGIGALNGILWAILIGLVAGLWFDDNLIGMTIAVAILVNMLVAALAGVAVPMILQKFNQDAALSGSVILTTVTDVVGFFTFLGLATLLYL, encoded by the coding sequence GTGACACAAACAGCAGCCGAGCCGGAGCTTCAACCTCAAGCAGAAGTGGGGCAGGTGGTACAGCAGTTAACGCTATTGGAGGGCGAAGCTCAGGCCGAGGTCTTTGGTGAGATCCTTGAAGAGGCCGAACCTGGCACTATAGCCTTATTGCTGGAGTCCTTGCCGCTGGATGAACGCTATGAGCGCTGGAATCAGATAGCCTTTGCTGAGCGCTCGGCTGTGCTCAGCTTGATGCGCGCCGAACCCAGGATGAGCCTTCTTAGGCAGATGTCTGTGGAAGAGGTGGATCTGTTGCTGGCGCAGCTGTCAGCTGAAGAGATGATCGAGTGGAGCGATTATCTGCCCGACAGCTTTATCGACCGCGCTTTGGCGCAAATGGGTGAGCGGCAACGCAAGCGCTACGAGCTTTATGATCAATACTCGGAAAATGAAATAGGCCGTTACACAGAACATCAGGCCTTGGTGCTCAGTAACAAAAGCCGGGTGGAACAGGCGCAGCGTTTTTTCCGCCGCATTGACTTGGATTGCTGCGAAAATCTCTATCTGGTGGATGAGGATAATCATTACCAGGGGACAGTCAGTCGCTATGAGATTTTTCGCCAGGATCCACAAACCCAGCTTATTTCGCTTATTGAACCGGACAGCCGGGTATTGTCGGCCGATTCATCCTTGATAGAGGCGGCCGAAGCGATAGAGCATAGCTCAGACATTGAGCTGCCGGTGGTCGATGAAGAAGGCACCTTAATCGGCCGCTTGACGCTGCGAACGGCAACCGCCTTGGTGCGAGAACACTATGAAGCGCGTTTGATGGCTTCGGCCGGTATGGATGAATCCGATGACCTGTTTGCGCCTATCGTCAAGGGCGCGCGTCGCCGCGCCATTTGGCTGGGGATCAATCTGCTGACGGCATTTTTGGCCTCTGCCACCATAGGTTTGTTCGAGGATGTATTGGCAAAAGTAGTGGCGCTGGCGGTATTGATGCCGATAGTGGCTTCTATGGGTGGTATTGCCGGATCGCAATCATTGACCCTGATGATCCGCGGCATGGCGATGGGACAGATTTCCATAGGCAACCTGTTTTCCTTGATGAAGAACGAACTCGGGATAGGGGCACTCAACGGCATTCTCTGGGCCATACTCATAGGTTTGGTGGCCGGGCTCTGGTTTGACGATAACCTGATTGGTATGACGATAGCCGTGGCAATTTTGGTCAATATGCTGGTTGCGGCCTTGGCCGGGGTGGCAGTACCCATGATATTGCAGAAATTCAATCAGGATGCTGCGCTTTCCGGCTCGGTGATCCTGACCACGGTCACGGATGTTGTCGGCTTCTTTACCTTCCTTGGATTGGCAACCTTGCTGTATCTATAG
- a CDS encoding glutathione peroxidase, with protein MSNSIYAIPLENIQGQQTDLSEFQGRVMLLVNTASACGFTPQYAGLESLYQEFKDQGLVVLGFPCNQFGAQEKGNEQEIQSFCELNFGVSFPLFAKLEVNGPNAHPLFKLLKQQAPGVLGSKGIKWNFTKFLVDRHGKVIKRYAPTTKPEALREQIHQLLQDK; from the coding sequence ATGTCTAACTCAATATACGCTATCCCACTGGAGAATATCCAAGGACAACAAACGGATCTCAGCGAATTTCAAGGCCGGGTCATGTTACTGGTCAATACCGCCAGTGCCTGTGGCTTTACTCCTCAGTATGCCGGATTGGAAAGCCTGTATCAGGAATTCAAAGACCAAGGCCTGGTTGTACTCGGCTTTCCATGTAACCAGTTTGGTGCTCAGGAAAAGGGCAATGAGCAGGAGATCCAGTCCTTCTGCGAATTGAATTTTGGTGTCAGCTTCCCACTATTTGCCAAGCTGGAAGTCAATGGCCCCAATGCTCATCCCTTGTTTAAACTGCTCAAGCAGCAGGCCCCTGGCGTGTTGGGTTCAAAAGGGATTAAATGGAATTTCACCAAGTTTCTGGTCGATCGCCATGGCAAAGTCATCAAGCGCTATGCTCCCACAACCAAACCCGAGGCTCTGCGTGAACAGATTCACCAACTGTTACAGGATAAATAA
- the ubiT gene encoding ubiquinone anaerobic biosynthesis accessory factor UbiT: MRTALAAKAARDILTLAPKLVGKPLTLVPFAIKANVLQQLLAVLLSEQVKDGELDFLEGQWVGVRVEDMELAFEVSFEQGFKVRPFTAPEVTFSANSAELLLVAAAKEDPDTLFFQRRLSIEGDTELGLEVKNLLLGIDVQSMPKGLKLMLDKLANMLTTLLQSSQTAPQWA; this comes from the coding sequence ATGCGCACGGCTTTAGCCGCCAAGGCGGCGCGCGATATTCTCACTCTGGCTCCCAAGTTGGTTGGAAAACCGCTGACCTTGGTTCCCTTCGCCATCAAGGCGAACGTACTGCAGCAGCTATTGGCGGTATTGCTCAGCGAACAGGTTAAGGATGGTGAATTGGACTTTCTTGAAGGGCAATGGGTGGGCGTTCGGGTCGAGGACATGGAGTTGGCATTTGAAGTCAGTTTCGAACAAGGTTTCAAGGTGCGGCCTTTTACGGCCCCGGAAGTCACCTTCAGTGCCAATAGCGCCGAACTCTTGCTGGTCGCCGCTGCCAAAGAGGATCCTGACACCCTGTTTTTCCAGCGCCGACTCAGTATTGAAGGCGATACCGAATTGGGCCTCGAGGTTAAAAACTTGCTGCTCGGCATAGATGTTCAAAGTATGCCAAAGGGGTTGAAGCTGATGTTGGATAAGCTGGCCAATATGCTGACCACGCTCCTGCAAAGTTCACAAACCGCACCTCAATGGGCCTGA